Proteins encoded together in one Apteryx mantelli isolate bAptMan1 chromosome 31, bAptMan1.hap1, whole genome shotgun sequence window:
- the LOC136994612 gene encoding scale keratin-like — MSCYDLCPTTSCGIVRPQPIADSCNEPCVRQCPDTTTVIQPPPVVVTLPGPILSSFPQDSVVGSSGVPVIGGSGGYGFGGYGGSGGYGSWGYGGSGSLGYGGYGGSSLGYGGLYGYGGSLGYRGLYGYGRSYGAGYCSPYSYRYSRYRRGSCGPC; from the coding sequence ATGTCTTGCTATGACCTGTGCCCCACCACCAGCTGCGGCATCGTCCGCCCCCAGCCCATCGCTGACAGCTGCAATGAGCCGTGCGTCCGGCAGTGCCCTGACACCACGACCGTGATCCAGCCGCCTCCTGTGGTGGTCACCTTAcccggccccatcctcagctccttcccccagGATTCAGTTGTGGGATCCTCTGGAGTTCCAGTCattgggggctctgggggctaTGGCTTTGGGGGCtatgggggctctgggggctaTGGCTCCTGGGGCTATGGGGGCTCTGGCTCCCTGGGctatgggggctatggggggtcCTCCCTGGGCTATGGGGGTCTGTATGGCTATGGGGGCTCCCTGGGTTACAGGGGCCTGTATGGCTATGGAAGATCCTATGGGGCTGGATACTGCAGCCCTTACTCCTACCGGTACAGCAGGTACCGCCGTGGAAGCTGCGGGCCATGCTAA